One Mycobacteroides salmoniphilum DNA segment encodes these proteins:
- the fadD8 gene encoding fatty-acid--CoA ligase FadD8, with amino-acid sequence MPDSFDPLHGSINSGHLLVAALKKNASVPALVLGDVTLTGAQMADEISKYIQAFTALVPDPTDGQGMLALNRPEVLLVIGAGQLLGTRRTALHPLGSLDDHAYVLADAKITTLVIDPTPQFVERAAALVEKVPTLTRVLTLGPVPAELAEVGHDLVAAAADFAAKPLVPVNLSPDHINGLTYTGGTTGKPKGVIGTSQSILTMTQIQLAEWEWPERPKFLMCTPLSHAGAAFFMPTLMKGGSMVVLPKFDAGAVLAAIEEHKITATMLVPSMIYALMDHPDSHTRDLSSLQTVYYGASAINPVRLAEAIERFGPIFAQYFGQSEAPMVISYLAKGDHDAQRLSSCGRPSAFLRTALLDENDQPVKQGEPGEICVAGPLVAGGYWELPEQTADTFKNGWLRTGDIAREDEDGFWFIVDRTKDMIVTGGFNVFPREVEDVVAEHPSVAQVGVIGVPDEKWGEAVTAIVVLRADADRSGDAVSKMTSEIQSAVKDRKGSVQSPKHVIVADSLPLTALGKLDKKALRQKYATV; translated from the coding sequence ATGCCTGACTCATTTGACCCACTGCACGGGTCGATCAACTCTGGGCACCTGCTGGTCGCCGCCCTGAAAAAGAACGCGAGCGTGCCCGCGCTGGTGCTCGGAGATGTGACGCTCACCGGCGCCCAGATGGCCGACGAGATCAGCAAGTACATCCAGGCCTTCACCGCGCTGGTGCCCGATCCCACCGATGGTCAGGGCATGTTGGCACTCAACCGTCCCGAGGTGCTGTTGGTCATCGGCGCGGGGCAGCTGCTGGGCACCCGGCGTACGGCGCTGCACCCACTGGGGTCGCTCGATGACCATGCGTATGTGCTGGCCGACGCCAAGATCACCACCCTTGTCATCGACCCCACCCCGCAGTTCGTGGAGCGCGCCGCAGCTTTGGTGGAGAAGGTGCCGACGCTGACCCGCGTACTGACGCTCGGCCCCGTCCCCGCCGAGCTGGCCGAGGTGGGGCATGACCTGGTCGCCGCGGCCGCGGATTTTGCGGCGAAGCCGCTGGTGCCGGTCAACCTGTCGCCGGACCACATCAATGGCCTTACCTATACCGGTGGGACGACGGGTAAGCCCAAGGGAGTCATCGGCACCTCGCAGTCGATTCTCACCATGACGCAGATCCAGCTGGCCGAGTGGGAGTGGCCGGAGCGCCCCAAATTCCTGATGTGTACCCCGCTTTCACACGCCGGTGCCGCGTTCTTCATGCCGACCCTGATGAAGGGTGGGTCCATGGTGGTCCTGCCCAAGTTCGATGCGGGCGCCGTGCTGGCCGCGATCGAAGAGCACAAGATCACGGCCACGATGCTGGTGCCCTCGATGATCTACGCGCTGATGGACCATCCGGATTCGCACACCCGCGACCTGTCCTCGCTGCAGACCGTCTACTACGGCGCGTCGGCCATCAACCCGGTGCGGCTGGCGGAGGCTATCGAGCGGTTCGGGCCGATCTTCGCGCAGTACTTCGGCCAGTCCGAGGCGCCGATGGTGATCAGCTACCTGGCCAAGGGTGATCACGATGCCCAGCGGCTCTCCAGCTGCGGCAGGCCCTCGGCCTTCCTGCGCACCGCGCTGCTCGACGAGAACGACCAGCCGGTGAAGCAGGGCGAGCCCGGCGAGATCTGCGTGGCCGGACCGTTGGTGGCGGGCGGCTATTGGGAACTGCCCGAGCAGACCGCCGACACCTTCAAGAACGGCTGGCTGCGCACCGGCGATATCGCGCGCGAGGACGAGGACGGTTTCTGGTTCATCGTCGACCGCACCAAGGACATGATCGTCACCGGTGGTTTTAACGTGTTCCCCCGTGAGGTGGAAGATGTTGTCGCCGAACACCCTTCGGTGGCGCAGGTCGGTGTCATCGGGGTGCCCGACGAGAAGTGGGGCGAAGCGGTCACGGCGATCGTGGTGCTGCGTGCGGATGCCGACCGCAGCGGCGACGCGGTGTCCAAGATGACGTCCGAGATTCAGTCCGCGGTCAAGGACCGCAAGGGTTCGGTGCAGTCGCCCAAGCATGTGATCGTCGCCGACTCGCTGCCGCTGACCGCGCTCGGCAAGCTCGACAAAAAGGCCCTGCGTCAGAAATACGCCACGGTCTAG
- a CDS encoding LLM class flavin-dependent oxidoreductase, giving the protein MRFQLLDIVFHLPNPVTGALAPAADRLNRVVEAAVLAESLGFDSFAVGERHAGDVLSSAPTVLLGAVAAATDRILLSTGVTVLSLLDPVRAAEDFATIDQLSRGRLEIVIGKGNEDRQYPLMGLDIARQYEYLQENYELLRRLLREEHVDWTGAHRHPLADATTLPRPYDGPFRIWHGSATSTFAVELAAKWGDPIVTANALQPKENYKVLIDRYRELYAQNGHDPANLHVGAGSGGLYLADTTEQAIAQYRPIYEARLAQMAKLKDHPKAVGKFPSFESIEDAADRGPVLAGSPERVAEKIIQWNEAFGHEFQSISLSPEADFEEQQDTLRRFAEEVVPLVKAEVTSTLWSAQDTRRAKGFTAA; this is encoded by the coding sequence GTGCGCTTTCAGCTTCTCGACATTGTCTTCCATCTGCCAAACCCCGTGACGGGGGCGTTGGCGCCCGCCGCCGACCGGCTGAACCGGGTGGTCGAGGCCGCCGTGCTGGCGGAGAGCCTGGGTTTTGATTCCTTTGCGGTCGGGGAACGGCATGCGGGAGACGTGCTGTCCTCGGCTCCGACGGTGCTGTTGGGAGCGGTGGCCGCCGCCACCGACCGGATCCTGTTATCCACCGGTGTCACGGTGCTGTCCCTGTTGGACCCGGTGCGCGCGGCAGAGGACTTCGCCACCATTGACCAGCTGAGCCGCGGCCGGCTCGAGATCGTCATCGGGAAGGGCAACGAGGACCGCCAGTACCCACTGATGGGGCTGGATATCGCCAGACAGTACGAGTATCTGCAGGAGAACTACGAGTTGCTGCGGCGGCTCCTGCGTGAGGAGCACGTGGATTGGACGGGGGCACACCGGCATCCACTTGCCGACGCGACCACGCTGCCCAGGCCGTACGACGGACCGTTCCGGATCTGGCACGGGTCGGCGACCTCGACGTTCGCCGTCGAACTCGCCGCCAAGTGGGGTGACCCGATTGTCACCGCAAATGCCTTGCAGCCCAAGGAGAACTATAAGGTTCTCATCGACAGGTATCGGGAGCTGTACGCACAGAACGGGCACGACCCGGCCAACCTGCATGTGGGTGCGGGCTCGGGCGGGCTGTACCTGGCCGATACGACCGAACAGGCCATCGCGCAGTACCGGCCCATCTATGAGGCACGCCTGGCGCAGATGGCGAAGCTCAAAGACCATCCGAAGGCTGTCGGCAAGTTTCCGTCTTTTGAATCCATTGAGGATGCGGCAGATCGCGGGCCGGTGCTGGCTGGTTCGCCGGAACGTGTGGCCGAGAAGATCATTCAGTGGAATGAGGCCTTCGGCCACGAGTTTCAATCGATTTCGTTGAGCCCCGAGGCCGACTTCGAGGAACAGCAGGACACGCTGCGCCGGTTCGCCGAAGAGGTAGTCCCGCTGGTGAAGGCGGAGGTTACCTCGACGCTGTGGAGTGCCCAGGACACGCGGCGGGCCAAGGGATTTACCGCGGCCTGA
- a CDS encoding VOC family protein — protein sequence MITELDSVLLDVPNLADAKAAYSRLLGTEIPHPQLYLGLPEWAPHPGMLFRVGDLSSAARLVDRRGLSLISHGDLAAGQADGLTLGLSERPAAPAQSAPESGHIDHLVLFSPNRDRIIATLCGRLGFDLRLDRMQSWGVHQLFFRCAGLVVEVVLRDGDPSGPDSLWGIAWRTDDIGTTHARLTAAGVTLGDIRNGHKPGTRVATVKDPGLAVPTILIEQR from the coding sequence ATGATCACCGAACTGGACTCGGTGCTTCTGGACGTTCCAAATCTCGCTGACGCAAAGGCCGCCTACTCGAGGTTGCTCGGCACCGAAATTCCACATCCCCAGCTCTATCTCGGGCTCCCCGAATGGGCGCCGCACCCCGGAATGCTGTTTCGTGTCGGGGACCTGTCGTCCGCGGCTCGGCTGGTCGATCGACGCGGCCTCTCCCTGATTTCTCACGGGGACCTCGCCGCGGGCCAGGCCGACGGACTCACCCTGGGGTTGAGCGAGCGACCCGCTGCGCCTGCACAGTCGGCCCCAGAGAGTGGCCACATCGATCACCTGGTGCTGTTCTCACCCAATCGCGACAGAATCATTGCGACGTTGTGCGGTCGGCTCGGGTTCGACCTGCGCTTGGATCGCATGCAGTCATGGGGTGTGCACCAGTTGTTCTTCCGGTGCGCGGGGCTGGTGGTTGAGGTGGTGTTGCGCGACGGCGACCCCTCCGGCCCCGACTCACTGTGGGGAATCGCCTGGCGCACCGACGATATCGGTACCACCCATGCTCGACTGACGGCCGCCGGTGTCACGCTCGGTGATATCCGCAATGGCCACAAGCCGGGAACGCGGGTCGCCACCGTCAAGGATCCCGGGCTGGCAGTCCCCACAATCTTGATCGAACAGCGCTAG
- a CDS encoding AIM24 family protein, producing MTTPNPGSWQPDPDGRFEFRWHDGQRWTDQVAHQGRVSSAPLGGSAPAEPQVASPATAEQPAAQAQPIGDQFSGISGDLVDGRFSENEAKPISNQNAKLLRVRLGEPFLARQGSMVAYQGNVDFAFEGGGAAKFLKKALTGEGLPLMRCSGQGDVFLAERAFDVHLLNLSNAGLSISGKNVLAFSAGLNWNIERVKGASMVTGGLFNTTLRGTGWVALTTDGPPVVLNAAEAPTFADTNAVVAWSANLQTQLKTSFKAGALIGRGSGEALQVSFQGQGFVIVQPSEGVPVVTAG from the coding sequence ATGACGACTCCGAACCCCGGAAGCTGGCAGCCTGATCCCGACGGACGGTTCGAATTCCGCTGGCACGACGGCCAGCGCTGGACGGACCAAGTCGCACACCAGGGCCGGGTCAGTTCGGCGCCGCTCGGAGGCTCCGCACCCGCCGAACCACAGGTCGCGTCGCCGGCCACGGCCGAACAGCCCGCTGCCCAGGCTCAGCCCATTGGCGACCAATTCTCCGGTATCAGTGGAGATTTAGTGGATGGGCGGTTCAGCGAGAACGAAGCCAAGCCGATCTCCAACCAGAACGCAAAGCTGTTGCGCGTTCGCCTTGGCGAACCATTCCTGGCACGTCAGGGATCCATGGTGGCCTACCAGGGCAATGTCGACTTCGCCTTCGAGGGCGGCGGTGCGGCCAAGTTCCTGAAGAAGGCGCTGACCGGTGAAGGACTGCCCCTCATGCGGTGCTCTGGCCAAGGTGACGTGTTCCTGGCCGAGCGCGCCTTCGATGTTCATCTGCTGAATCTGAGCAACGCGGGCCTGTCGATCAGCGGTAAGAATGTGCTGGCCTTTTCGGCCGGGCTGAACTGGAACATCGAGCGGGTCAAGGGCGCCAGCATGGTGACAGGCGGGCTGTTCAACACGACACTGCGCGGAACCGGTTGGGTCGCACTGACCACCGACGGTCCGCCGGTGGTGCTCAATGCCGCCGAGGCGCCGACATTCGCCGACACCAACGCGGTGGTCGCCTGGTCGGCGAATCTGCAGACCCAGCTCAAGACGAGCTTCAAGGCCGGCGCCCTCATCGGCCGCGGCTCCGGCGAGGCGCTCCAAGTCTCATTCCAGGGCCAGGGGTTCGTCATCGTGCAACCGTCCGAGGGTGTCCCCGTCGTCACTGCGGGCTAG
- a CDS encoding MarR family transcriptional regulator, producing MPATSPPTVRVVRIVEMLAAATQSKSLSDIAATTGISRATATAVVNELVAAGWLVRDDELRYRVGLALPRAVEATMPQEIQDALARIAAAAHAGATVSRISPKTLTIVAKAQAGRRAVAGFAVGQSIPLAFPAGSAVMPWRSSEERAQWLGTARGLSARSGQRLVQQVSDCGYVVYRPDHDDTGMVDLLSDLLGSVGSEVMEAALRERLLRQLSRLTSRPYSRDELTSDEVLPISYLAAPIFAGADAAYELQLGPLLPSATRTEREVLITTLTQGARELSGLLGER from the coding sequence ATGCCGGCCACCTCGCCGCCGACCGTTCGTGTGGTACGAATCGTGGAAATGCTTGCTGCTGCAACACAATCCAAATCGCTTAGCGATATTGCCGCAACCACGGGCATTTCCCGCGCCACCGCGACCGCTGTGGTGAACGAGTTGGTGGCCGCGGGGTGGTTGGTGCGCGATGATGAGCTTCGGTACCGCGTCGGGTTGGCCCTGCCCCGTGCCGTCGAGGCCACCATGCCTCAGGAGATTCAGGATGCGCTGGCCCGAATTGCCGCAGCGGCACACGCCGGGGCGACGGTCAGCCGAATAAGCCCGAAGACGTTGACGATCGTCGCCAAGGCACAGGCGGGGCGCCGGGCCGTCGCGGGATTCGCGGTGGGCCAGAGCATCCCGCTTGCCTTTCCCGCCGGTTCGGCGGTTATGCCCTGGCGTTCGTCCGAGGAACGTGCGCAATGGCTCGGTACTGCGCGTGGCTTGAGCGCGCGTTCCGGTCAGCGGCTCGTGCAGCAGGTTTCCGACTGCGGATATGTGGTCTACCGGCCCGACCACGATGACACCGGGATGGTCGACCTGCTCTCGGACCTTCTTGGTTCGGTGGGCTCGGAGGTGATGGAGGCGGCGCTACGTGAACGGCTGCTGCGACAGCTGTCCCGGCTCACCTCGCGCCCCTACTCGCGCGATGAGCTGACATCCGACGAGGTGCTGCCGATCAGCTACCTGGCAGCGCCCATTTTCGCGGGAGCCGATGCCGCGTACGAACTTCAGCTGGGCCCGCTGTTGCCCAGCGCAACCCGTACGGAGCGGGAAGTGCTGATCACGACATTGACGCAAGGGGCTCGGGAGCTTTCCGGGCTACTGGGGGAGAGGTGA
- a CDS encoding SDR family oxidoreductase — MILDRFRLDGNVAVVTGAGRGLGAAIAEAFAQAGADVLIASRTESQLREVADTVEAAGRQAEIVVADLSDTEASASLAQKAVDRFGRLDIVVNNVGGTMPKPFLDTTNEDLAEAFSFNVLNGHALLRAAVPHLLKSDNASVINITSTMGRLPGRAFLGYCTAKGALAQYTRTAAMDLSPRIRVNGIAPGSILTSALEIVAGNDEVRATLEKNTPLHRLGDPTDIAAAAVYLASPAGSFLTGKVLEVDGGLIAPNLDIPLPDLS, encoded by the coding sequence ATGATTCTGGACCGTTTCAGGCTCGACGGCAACGTCGCGGTCGTTACCGGCGCGGGCCGTGGGCTCGGCGCGGCGATTGCGGAGGCCTTCGCACAGGCGGGCGCCGATGTGCTGATCGCCTCGCGTACCGAATCGCAGCTGCGGGAGGTCGCGGACACGGTGGAGGCGGCAGGGCGGCAGGCCGAGATCGTCGTCGCCGATCTGTCCGATACCGAAGCATCCGCCTCGCTGGCCCAGAAGGCAGTCGACCGGTTCGGACGACTCGACATCGTCGTCAACAACGTGGGCGGCACCATGCCGAAACCGTTCTTGGACACCACCAACGAGGACCTTGCCGAGGCCTTCTCCTTCAACGTCCTCAACGGGCATGCACTGCTGCGCGCCGCCGTGCCACACCTGCTCAAATCCGACAACGCGTCGGTCATCAACATCACGTCCACCATGGGCCGACTACCGGGTCGGGCCTTCCTGGGTTACTGCACCGCCAAGGGCGCACTGGCTCAGTATACCCGCACGGCCGCAATGGATTTGAGTCCGAGAATCCGAGTCAACGGCATCGCCCCGGGCTCTATCCTCACCTCTGCGCTGGAGATCGTGGCGGGCAACGACGAGGTGCGCGCAACGCTGGAGAAGAACACGCCGCTGCATCGGCTGGGAGATCCGACCGATATCGCGGCAGCCGCCGTCTACCTCGCCTCACCGGCCGGCAGCTTCCTGACCGGCAAGGTGCTCGAAGTCGACGGTGGCCTCATCGCGCCCAACCTCGACATTCCCCTACCCGACCTTTCCTGA
- a CDS encoding diacylglycerol kinase, which yields MTKTRVAVWGTGNVGQHALAGVITDPNMELVGVWVSGANKAGKDAGELAGLDPTTGVSATTDPAEILALKPDCVVYTAMTDNRLMEALEDLRSILAAGINIAASAPVFLQYPWGVLPENMLEPIETAAREGNSSIFIGGIDPGFANDLLPLALMGTCQRIDQVRCIEIVDYATYDSATVMFDVMGFGKPMDQTPILLQPGVLSLAWGSVVRQLAAGLGIDLDEVTETYEKLPAPEDFEISSGHIPAGTMAALHFEVRGMKNGKVVTVLEHFTRLREDLAPDWPQPAHEGGTYRVEITGEPSYILDLGSFSARGDHNYANLIATAMRVVNAVPAVVAADAGVRTTLDLPLITGKGRAG from the coding sequence ATGACGAAGACACGTGTAGCCGTCTGGGGCACAGGCAATGTCGGCCAGCATGCACTCGCCGGCGTGATCACCGACCCGAACATGGAGCTCGTCGGGGTGTGGGTCTCCGGAGCGAACAAAGCCGGAAAGGACGCGGGTGAGCTCGCCGGGCTCGACCCCACCACCGGCGTCTCCGCGACCACCGACCCGGCGGAGATTCTGGCACTCAAGCCCGACTGTGTGGTCTACACCGCCATGACCGACAACCGGCTGATGGAAGCACTCGAGGATCTGCGCTCGATCCTCGCCGCCGGAATCAACATCGCCGCCAGCGCGCCGGTATTTCTGCAGTATCCGTGGGGCGTCCTCCCGGAGAACATGCTGGAACCCATCGAAACCGCGGCCCGGGAAGGTAACTCGTCGATCTTCATTGGTGGAATCGATCCAGGTTTTGCCAATGACCTGCTACCGCTTGCACTCATGGGCACCTGCCAACGCATCGATCAGGTGCGCTGTATCGAGATCGTGGACTACGCCACCTACGACAGTGCAACGGTGATGTTCGACGTCATGGGCTTCGGAAAGCCGATGGACCAGACGCCCATCCTGCTGCAGCCGGGAGTGCTGTCCCTGGCCTGGGGCTCGGTGGTACGACAGCTCGCCGCCGGTCTCGGCATAGACCTGGACGAAGTCACCGAGACATACGAAAAACTGCCCGCGCCCGAGGATTTCGAGATCTCATCGGGGCATATCCCCGCGGGAACGATGGCCGCGCTGCATTTCGAGGTGCGCGGCATGAAGAACGGCAAGGTCGTGACGGTCCTCGAGCACTTCACCCGCCTGCGCGAGGATCTGGCACCGGACTGGCCACAGCCCGCGCACGAAGGTGGCACCTATCGTGTCGAGATCACCGGGGAGCCCAGCTACATCCTGGATTTGGGCTCATTCAGCGCACGTGGCGATCACAACTACGCCAATCTGATCGCGACGGCCATGCGCGTGGTCAATGCGGTACCTGCCGTCGTCGCGGCGGACGCCGGTGTGCGCACCACGCTGGATCTACCGCTGATCACGGGGAAGGGGCGCGCGGGGTAA
- a CDS encoding TetR/AcrR family transcriptional regulator, producing the protein MSARDTLIASVTGLVRRRGVAGTGLNALLEDSGVSRRTIYLNFPGGKQELVAEATRLAGQELTDIIKAAGDGIDPAWGIELFIELWKAQLGETEMQAGCPIVAAVLGRTEAPQAAAMAAEAFRDWHELLAGRLEKYGVDAGTARSLARTMIAAIEGAVIMSIAEQSTETLDDVGQRLAELIRLYIPAESKP; encoded by the coding sequence ATGTCGGCACGTGACACCTTGATCGCAAGCGTGACGGGTCTGGTGCGGCGCAGGGGCGTCGCGGGAACCGGTCTCAACGCACTGCTCGAGGACAGCGGTGTTTCACGGCGAACCATCTACCTGAACTTCCCCGGCGGTAAGCAGGAGCTGGTTGCCGAGGCAACTCGTCTTGCCGGACAAGAGCTGACGGACATCATCAAGGCGGCCGGTGACGGGATTGACCCGGCCTGGGGGATTGAGCTGTTCATCGAGCTATGGAAGGCGCAACTCGGCGAAACCGAGATGCAGGCGGGATGCCCGATCGTCGCTGCTGTGCTGGGACGTACCGAGGCGCCGCAGGCCGCCGCGATGGCCGCCGAGGCCTTCCGGGATTGGCATGAGCTTCTCGCCGGACGCCTGGAAAAGTATGGGGTGGACGCGGGTACTGCTCGCTCGCTGGCGAGGACAATGATCGCCGCGATCGAAGGTGCGGTCATCATGTCGATCGCGGAGCAGTCGACCGAGACACTCGATGACGTCGGACAACGTTTGGCGGAGCTGATTCGGCTGTACATCCCGGCTGAATCCAAGCCGTAA
- a CDS encoding NADH:flavin oxidoreductase/NADH oxidase family protein gives MADLHDPLPLASGQILRNRFMKSALSEGLGDTSQGPDHRLVELYRRWGTGGFGLVVTGNVMVDRSHLGEPGNVVIEDDRHLDGLSRWAKATKDGGGLIWMQVNHPGRQANPLATASQPVAPSAIKMNVPGWQAPRELADDEIENIIDRYATTATIADAAGFDGVQIHGAHGYLVAQFLSPRTNRRTDRWGGDPERRMRFVLEVVRRTRAAVSPGFSVAIKLNSADFQRGGFTEEESRAVIAALGSEDVDLIEISGGTYESPAMEGRPLVTSASTQAREAYFLEYARTAREAAGDVPIAVTGGFRTESAMSEAVRSGDCDVVGLGRPTTVNPESADSLLTARQDTLTVPDASLPMPAWLAGTGRAKSFLSALELQWHNTQLHRLGAGTDPDPTIGPWITTLRLLKNNGVDAFRRRRSS, from the coding sequence GTGGCAGACCTACACGATCCCCTCCCCCTTGCCTCGGGCCAGATTCTGCGCAATCGGTTCATGAAGTCGGCCCTCAGCGAGGGTCTCGGCGATACCTCCCAGGGCCCCGACCATCGGCTCGTCGAGCTGTACCGGCGCTGGGGAACCGGCGGATTCGGCCTCGTCGTGACCGGCAATGTGATGGTCGACCGCAGTCACCTGGGCGAGCCGGGAAACGTGGTCATCGAGGACGACCGGCATCTCGACGGATTGTCCCGGTGGGCCAAAGCGACCAAGGACGGCGGCGGCCTGATCTGGATGCAGGTCAACCATCCGGGAAGGCAAGCGAACCCGCTCGCCACGGCATCCCAGCCGGTGGCACCGTCGGCGATCAAGATGAACGTCCCCGGATGGCAGGCACCGCGCGAGCTCGCCGACGACGAGATCGAGAACATCATCGACCGGTACGCCACCACGGCGACGATCGCGGATGCCGCCGGGTTCGACGGCGTTCAGATCCACGGCGCGCACGGCTATCTCGTGGCGCAGTTCCTGTCGCCGCGTACCAACCGGCGCACCGACCGGTGGGGCGGTGACCCCGAACGTCGCATGCGCTTCGTCCTCGAAGTCGTCCGCCGCACGCGGGCCGCGGTGAGTCCCGGCTTCTCGGTCGCCATCAAGCTCAATTCCGCCGACTTCCAGCGCGGCGGCTTCACCGAGGAGGAGTCGCGGGCAGTCATCGCGGCGCTCGGCTCCGAAGACGTCGACCTCATCGAAATCAGCGGCGGTACGTACGAATCGCCGGCAATGGAGGGCAGGCCGCTGGTGACATCGGCGTCGACTCAGGCCCGTGAGGCCTACTTCCTGGAGTACGCGCGCACCGCTCGTGAGGCGGCTGGTGATGTCCCGATTGCCGTGACAGGTGGGTTCCGCACCGAATCCGCGATGTCGGAGGCCGTCCGATCGGGTGACTGCGATGTCGTGGGGCTCGGGCGTCCAACCACCGTCAATCCCGAGTCCGCCGACAGCCTGCTGACGGCACGCCAGGACACGCTCACCGTTCCGGACGCCTCGCTCCCCATGCCCGCCTGGCTCGCGGGAACCGGCAGGGCGAAGTCATTCCTCAGCGCACTGGAACTCCAGTGGCACAACACGCAGCTGCACCGCCTGGGTGCGGGAACCGACCCGGACCCCACCATCGGTCCGTGGATCACCACACTGCGGCTCCTCAAGAACAATGGAGTCGACGCCTTTCGGAGAAGGAGAAGTTCATGA
- a CDS encoding nitroreductase family deazaflavin-dependent oxidoreductase — protein sequence MTDKTLRKFRRERALGRYLLNPTVAVLTKLGLRTALASELETTGRKTGQLRRVPVSVQFDATGAWVISQHGTRSGWGSNIAANPNVRLKQGNRWRTGTAQFRPDDDVVARGRKFGAVGSRVVKALETTPVSVRIDFTD from the coding sequence ATGACGGACAAGACACTGCGCAAGTTCCGCAGGGAGCGCGCGCTCGGGCGTTATCTGCTGAATCCCACTGTCGCCGTATTGACGAAGCTGGGACTGCGCACAGCGCTCGCCTCCGAGCTGGAAACCACCGGCCGCAAGACCGGCCAGCTGCGCCGGGTCCCGGTCTCGGTCCAGTTCGATGCGACCGGCGCGTGGGTGATCAGCCAGCACGGCACCCGCTCGGGTTGGGGCAGCAATATCGCCGCGAACCCGAACGTCCGGCTGAAGCAGGGAAACAGGTGGCGCACCGGCACCGCCCAGTTCCGGCCCGATGATGACGTCGTCGCACGAGGCCGCAAGTTCGGGGCGGTCGGCTCGCGGGTGGTCAAGGCACTGGAGACCACCCCCGTGTCGGTGCGCATCGACTTCACCGATTAG
- a CDS encoding oxygenase MpaB family protein: MVDQSAITGPVSLDEGLREAIPMPVDDNADDSVETPRLGADSLVWKFYGDVRGVLGFQRVAGTENCIEQLGKAVEDHSVIFSDTLGRARRSGPPIMKTVYSADPQKWGRTVRDFHKPISGTISDGSRYHALNPELFYWAHATFVDQVLYMTDTFIRRLSYAEKVRIFEESKVWYSLYGVSARNQPQTYDEFVTYMEGMFDRFVPTKTILYATGYIRQGVPGPKQIPRPLWRVLSAPLNAFIRTVIVGTLPPQMKAVCRLEWNDKKERNFQRFAKVMRTLNPVFNRLPVRALYLPWASEGWKREGVDPRPLYNRAA, translated from the coding sequence ATGGTCGATCAGAGCGCCATCACTGGCCCCGTCAGCCTGGACGAAGGGCTCCGGGAAGCAATTCCCATGCCGGTCGATGACAACGCCGACGATTCCGTGGAAACACCGCGGCTGGGAGCCGACTCCCTGGTGTGGAAGTTCTACGGCGACGTCCGAGGCGTCCTCGGGTTCCAGCGGGTGGCCGGCACCGAGAATTGCATCGAGCAGCTGGGCAAGGCCGTCGAAGATCACTCGGTGATCTTCAGTGACACCCTCGGCCGGGCCCGCCGCTCCGGCCCGCCCATCATGAAGACGGTCTACTCCGCGGACCCGCAGAAGTGGGGCCGGACAGTGCGGGATTTCCACAAGCCGATCAGCGGGACCATCAGTGACGGCTCGCGCTACCACGCGCTCAATCCTGAGCTCTTCTATTGGGCGCATGCGACATTCGTCGATCAGGTGCTGTATATGACCGACACCTTCATCCGCAGGCTGTCCTACGCGGAGAAGGTGCGAATCTTTGAGGAGAGCAAGGTCTGGTACAGCCTGTACGGCGTCAGCGCGCGCAATCAGCCGCAGACCTACGACGAATTCGTCACGTACATGGAGGGGATGTTCGACCGGTTCGTACCGACGAAGACGATCCTGTACGCCACGGGGTACATCCGTCAGGGTGTGCCCGGGCCCAAGCAGATTCCCAGGCCCCTATGGCGGGTGTTGTCGGCGCCCTTGAACGCCTTCATCCGGACCGTCATCGTCGGAACACTCCCGCCGCAGATGAAGGCGGTCTGCCGACTGGAGTGGAACGACAAGAAGGAACGCAATTTTCAGCGCTTCGCCAAGGTCATGCGCACGCTGAACCCGGTGTTCAACAGGCTGCCGGTGCGCGCGCTGTACCTGCCGTGGGCTTCCGAGGGCTGGAAGCGTGAAGGAGTCGACCCCCGCCCGCTGTACAACCGGGCGGCATGA